AGTCTTTTTTCAATCTGGGCGGCGCGCTTATGAATGTCGAACGGATTGAAGAGGCACTTGAAGCGTTCAAAAAGGGCCATGAGATTGATCCCGAAGAAATCAATATTTTGCAGCACATGTCGATTGCCCAATATCGACTGGGCGATAAAGAAGGCGCGGCGGAATCAGCGGAGAAAGCACTGGCTATTGCCGGTGATGATCCCAAAATTTTAAATATTGCCGCGACCATTTATTTGCAGGCAGAGAACTACGAAAAATCTGCCGCAATTCTCGAAAAAGTGGTTGAGATACAACCCGATAATATGGACGCGCTGTTCAATCTCGCTATTGCGTATAAGCAACTCGACAAAGGCGATAAAGCACTCGATCTGTTTGCAAAAAGCGTTGAAGCAAATCCGACTGACGCCGATGCGTGGTACCAGCTTGGCCTGCTCGCAGACAAAATAGATGCTTATGACAGGGCTATTGAAGCTTTTGTAAAAGTGACTGAGTTGCAGGCGAGTAATGCCAGAGCATGGGCGGCGTTGTCTCGCGTTTATGCGCGCAAGTCCGAAGTCTCGGAAGGCGAGGTTGCCGCAGAATGTGTGAAAAAAGCAACTGAGGCATTTCAGATGTACGAGGCGCTTCAGAGCCAGAATCAGGAGTAGCTGATCAATCGCGTCTCGGTTCACCATAGTGAGAATTTAGATAAACAATTCAACCATCAAAACCCCGTACAAAAGTGCGGGGTTTTCTCCATCCATTCACCAGAAAGAGGAGTATCGATGTACCTGACAGATGAAAAGGTTGCAGTGATGGGCGCGGCAGGCGCCATTGGTTCTAACCTTGCGCAAACGCTCCTGTCTTCGGGCACGGCGTCTCGCGTATCTATGTACGATCCTTTTGCGCCGGGTCTTGAAGGCGCAGCCGAGGAGGTCTATCACTGCAGTTTTCCCAATGCCGACGTGACGTGGACAACCGATGTTGCCGAAGCACTTGACGGCGCTTCTTATGTTATCAGTTCGGGCGGCGCGCCGCGCAAAGAGGGCATGACCCGCGAAGACTTGCGGCGCGATAATGCAGAAATTGCCAAACAACTCGGCCTTGATATCAAACAGTATTGTTCCAACTGTAAGTTTGTCATCATTATTTTTAATCCCGCCGATATTACGGGGCTGACGACGCTGGTACATTCGGGACTCGAACCCGGGCGCGTGACGACTCTCGCCGCGCTCGATAGCACGCGCTTGCAAACTCGACTGGCACAACATTTCGACATTTTGCAAAGCAAAGTCACGGGTTGCCGCACGTATGGAGGGCACGGCGAACAGATGGCCGTGTTTATCGGCGGTATCCAGGTTGACGGCACGCCTCTCACCGATATTCTCAATGGAGAGACTGTCAATGGCGTTGGCATGAGTGCCGATGAATGGGGAGGTGTTCAAGATCACGTGCGCGGGGGTGGTGCTCGCATTATTGATTTGCGCGGGCGTTCTTCGTTTCAATCGCCGGCACAACAAAGCGTTTTTATGCTGCGCGGCGTTCTGGTGGGCGAGTCTTATGATTGGCCCTGTGGTGCATATCTCAATGATGGGGAATTTGATCGTATTATGATGGCGATGCCTGTGACTCTGTCTGCGTCGGGTGTGAACTGGTCCATGCCCGATGGCACTCAAGACGATATCAATGCCCTGCGCGAATCCTACGTCCATCTGACTGCGTTGAGAGACCAGACTATTGACGACGGTATCTTGCCTCCGCTCTCTGAGTGGGGCGGTAGCAATATTCATCTCGGGTGAGAAAGTTAGAAGGTTTATTATGCCCTATTCTCCTATTGGTCAATCCATACAGGCGCTCGATACGCCTGCGCTGCTCATTGATCTGGATAAGATGGAAAATAATATCCAGAAGATGGCGGCTCGATGTCGAGATAGCGGGTTGCACTGGCGGCCCCATGCCAAGGGCCACAAAACGCCCGCTATTGCCCACGAACAATTGCGCGCAGGTGCTATTGGCATTACCTGTGCTAAACTCGGTGAAGCCGAGGTACTGGCAGATGCCGGTATTTCGGATATACTTGTCGCCAATCAAGTTGTCGGGCGAGAAAAAGTCGCGCGTCTGGTCAATCTGCGCCGCCGTGCAGATGTTATGGTGGCGGTTGACGATCCCGTTCATATCCGAGCGATCAGTGATGCGGCCACAGATGTTGGGGTTGAGGTGCGCGTGCTTATTGAAGTAGATGTCGGTATGAAGCGCTGTGGCGTGCCACCAGGTGATTCGACCCTCGCGCTGGCACAGCAGGCACACGATGCGCCCGGTGTGGTTTTTGCGGGGATTATGGGTTACGAGGGCCATGCGATGTCTCTGGATGATGCTGCCAAAGAAGCCGCATGCAGGAAGGCTGTGGGAGAGTTGTCAAAGACGCGCAATCTCATCGAGGATGCTGGGTTGCGCGTCGGTATTGTCAGTGCAGGGGGCACGGGTACGCTCGCGTTTACCCCCGATTTTCCCGGTATTACTGAGATACAGGCTGGCGGGGGCATTTTTATGGATACTTATTATCGCGATGGACTCCATGTTCGCGGTTTGGAACACGCGCTTTCCGTGCTGACCACGGTGATTAGTCGCGCGGCTCCCGACCGCGCAGTTGCCGATGCCGGTCGCAAGACGACGAGTAGCCATCCTTCATTGCCCGAGGTCAAAGATCGAACAGATGTCGTTGTAACGGGCCTGGCGGCAGAACACGCCTTACTCAGCCTGATGAATAGCGATCTAAAAATTGGCGATAAAATCCAATTTATTTCCGGGTATTCCGACATGACCGTATTTTTGCACGATCAGATCTACGGCACGCGCAATGACCGCGTCGAAGTCGTGTGGGATATTCTCGCGCGCGGCAAAAAACAATGATCCGGTTTTTGCCTCTTTTTTTTTCTGTTTTCCTCTGGTCTTCAATTTTATCTGCCCAGACTGATTCAACATCTGTTCTCGACGCGCAGTGCCGCGATGCCGATACCGGTGCAAGCCTGCCTTATGTCACCGTTGTTATCCGCCGATCGGGCGAATTCCCCCGCGTTCACATTACCGATCTACACGGGCGCATTGAGATAGAAGGGCTCGCGCCTGGGATCGCACACGTCCAGGCGCGTCGCCAGGGGTATGCCCCATTTGATACGACTCTCGTGCTTTCGCGCGGTTTGATCTCCACGCTGGAACTTTCACTTTTATCCATCCCTATACTCCTGCGCGAGGAAACTGCAGTGCAGGAGCACTCTGCGACCGATCTGATTCGCCTTCTGATCGCGAATACCCGATTTGAATATCTCCACACTGGTTACGCAAATATGGCTACTTATGCTTTTGATGCGTACAGCAGCCAGAAGGTGATTAACCGCAAAACAGAAGAAATTGTTGCGGGTATTGAATACACAATCAAAGGCTATCACCAATCTCCAGATCGCATCGCGCAGCATATTACGGGCATACGCAATTGGGGCAAGTGGCGGTTGAGTGTTTCCCCGGGTCTCACGCAAAGCCCTGCGCGGGGTATTGTAGATGATAAGTCCTTTGAAATTGTGCCGCATCCGCTGTCGCCAGACGCGCTGGAACACTATCACTATGAACGCATTTCTACGGTACAGGTGGGCGATCTCCACGTTTCGCGCCTTGGTGTGTCGCCGCGGCACGGGCACAAGCCGGGTTTGCTCGGCGATTTGTGGATCGCTCGCGATGATTTTTCGCTTGTGGGCTATGATCTGCGTCTCAATTTTCCCGCGCTCTTGCAATTGCGCGGCATAGATCACTGGCAGGTTTATCAGCAAAATACGCGATATCTCAACGAGTACTGGTTGCCCGAGCGTCAAATTTGTACGATTAAGACACGCGATTATACCGCGCAAGCGACCACGCGTTGCTATCGATATGATCTCAATACGGATTTGCCCTCCGCAATTTTTGAAGCGCCGGAAATTGTGATTCTTCCAGAGGCGACCACGCGAGATAGCTCTTTTTGGGCCGCACATGCCGCAGATCGAGATACCGCACATCTCCGCATGAAGGGCGAACTGCTGCAAGGCAATCTACCCGCGGCATGGAAAAAGCAATTGGGAATTAAGAATTAGGAGTTAAGAAATTGACCAATGCCTATTCTCTTTTCAAATGTGCATTTTTCCCGCGATGTGCGCCTTTATTTAGCGGCTAATGCGCTGTTTGGTTTTGTCCTCTTCGGTGGTATTTATCCCCTTTTGTACAATCTCTATTTGTTGCGCCTGGGGTATAATACCGAGTTTGTGGGGTTGGCCAATGCCACGGGGGCACTGTGTTTTGCCCTGTCCAGTTTGCCCAGTGGGATGCTGGGTGGGCGCTGGGGCAGTCGGTTTACGATGGTTGTTGGGATTTGTGTGTCTGTGGCGGGTTTTGGATTGCTTTCACAGGCGGAGTTGCTTTCTTCCGGCACGCGCGATTATTTTATTTTAATATCTTATTCGCTCGGTGTGATGGGTATTGCGCTGTTTATTGTGAATGGTACGCCTTATTTGATGGGCATTACGAGTCCGGTTGAGCGCGATCCGGTTTTTGCCGTGCAGGCCGCGCTGATGCCGTTTTCGGGTTTTGTCGGGAGTATGTTGGGGGGCGTTGTTCCGGATTATTTGGCAGGTGTGCTCGATGTGTCACTCGCGCAGCCGGTTGTTTACCGCTATACGCTGTTCATCGGCGTGCTTTGTTTGATTCCGGCAGTTTTCGCGCTGCTCGCCACGCAGGATGCTCAGGTTGAACGCCGGCGAGAAGAGGGAGATAATGGCGATGTGTCCAGTGCGCCTGCGCTTCCACTTGCGGCCATTGTTATTACCTCGCTGATTTCCGTTCTCCACGTCGCTGGCGAAGCGGCTGCGCGCACATTTTTTAATGTTTATATGGA
This Gemmatimonadota bacterium DNA region includes the following protein-coding sequences:
- a CDS encoding MFS transporter, whose product is MPILFSNVHFSRDVRLYLAANALFGFVLFGGIYPLLYNLYLLRLGYNTEFVGLANATGALCFALSSLPSGMLGGRWGSRFTMVVGICVSVAGFGLLSQAELLSSGTRDYFILISYSLGVMGIALFIVNGTPYLMGITSPVERDPVFAVQAALMPFSGFVGSMLGGVVPDYLAGVLDVSLAQPVVYRYTLFIGVLCLIPAVFALLATQDAQVERRREEGDNGDVSSAPALPLAAIVITSLISVLHVAGEAAARTFFNVYMDEGLNISLSLISVQLAAGQLLAVPAALSLPFFSARLGIRRTVVLVTVFTAIFLFFMALVSNWIVAGVCLMGIMAMASIRRSAFAIFHQELVPVRWRTAMSGATAMMSGVGYSAMALGGGYMIPVAGYSSLFLTGSVLTGIGAFLFWICFRGDKSDR
- a CDS encoding malate dehydrogenase translates to MYLTDEKVAVMGAAGAIGSNLAQTLLSSGTASRVSMYDPFAPGLEGAAEEVYHCSFPNADVTWTTDVAEALDGASYVISSGGAPRKEGMTREDLRRDNAEIAKQLGLDIKQYCSNCKFVIIIFNPADITGLTTLVHSGLEPGRVTTLAALDSTRLQTRLAQHFDILQSKVTGCRTYGGHGEQMAVFIGGIQVDGTPLTDILNGETVNGVGMSADEWGGVQDHVRGGGARIIDLRGRSSFQSPAQQSVFMLRGVLVGESYDWPCGAYLNDGEFDRIMMAMPVTLSASGVNWSMPDGTQDDINALRESYVHLTALRDQTIDDGILPPLSEWGGSNIHLG
- a CDS encoding tetratricopeptide repeat protein is translated as MTFRRGFIVALALAFAAAPLFLQTAEAKVTKGQASVAKRSGKLYINQRQYDKAMEQYMIAAEGRPDDSEVQYYLGWLYGQKELFEEMNEHYNLATDRKWKRKVDADRKELWTRYYNMAVKGMNAQRFDFAIEQFDLAITINPNEADAYEGLAITHLNMGSSEAGIEMYQKAIELNPKKAQSFFNLGGALMNVERIEEALEAFKKGHEIDPEEINILQHMSIAQYRLGDKEGAAESAEKALAIAGDDPKILNIAATIYLQAENYEKSAAILEKVVEIQPDNMDALFNLAIAYKQLDKGDKALDLFAKSVEANPTDADAWYQLGLLADKIDAYDRAIEAFVKVTELQASNARAWAALSRVYARKSEVSEGEVAAECVKKATEAFQMYEALQSQNQE
- a CDS encoding DUF5686 family protein codes for the protein MGYSRARQKTMIRFLPLFFSVFLWSSILSAQTDSTSVLDAQCRDADTGASLPYVTVVIRRSGEFPRVHITDLHGRIEIEGLAPGIAHVQARRQGYAPFDTTLVLSRGLISTLELSLLSIPILLREETAVQEHSATDLIRLLIANTRFEYLHTGYANMATYAFDAYSSQKVINRKTEEIVAGIEYTIKGYHQSPDRIAQHITGIRNWGKWRLSVSPGLTQSPARGIVDDKSFEIVPHPLSPDALEHYHYERISTVQVGDLHVSRLGVSPRHGHKPGLLGDLWIARDDFSLVGYDLRLNFPALLQLRGIDHWQVYQQNTRYLNEYWLPERQICTIKTRDYTAQATTRCYRYDLNTDLPSAIFEAPEIVILPEATTRDSSFWAAHAADRDTAHLRMKGELLQGNLPAAWKKQLGIKN
- a CDS encoding DSD1 family PLP-dependent enzyme produces the protein MPYSPIGQSIQALDTPALLIDLDKMENNIQKMAARCRDSGLHWRPHAKGHKTPAIAHEQLRAGAIGITCAKLGEAEVLADAGISDILVANQVVGREKVARLVNLRRRADVMVAVDDPVHIRAISDAATDVGVEVRVLIEVDVGMKRCGVPPGDSTLALAQQAHDAPGVVFAGIMGYEGHAMSLDDAAKEAACRKAVGELSKTRNLIEDAGLRVGIVSAGGTGTLAFTPDFPGITEIQAGGGIFMDTYYRDGLHVRGLEHALSVLTTVISRAAPDRAVADAGRKTTSSHPSLPEVKDRTDVVVTGLAAEHALLSLMNSDLKIGDKIQFISGYSDMTVFLHDQIYGTRNDRVEVVWDILARGKKQ